Part of the Panicum virgatum strain AP13 chromosome 4N, P.virgatum_v5, whole genome shotgun sequence genome is shown below.
TGTCCTTGAGTGCAAATTCTGCTTGTAGCTCGGCGATGATGCGCTAAAGAAGAGCCGAAGAAGAAGCCATGATGATCATGTCGTCGACGTACAGGAGAAGGTAGGCCATCTCTGTCCCGCGACGAAGAACGAAGAGGGAAGTGTCGGAGCGCGTCGGCGTGAATCCAATCGTGCTGATGAACCCGGCGAAGCGCTCGTACCAGGCGCGTGGTGCCTGCTTGAGTCCATAAAGACTCTTGGACAGGAGGCAGACAGCGTCGGGTTTGTCTGGATCGACGAACCCCACCAGCTGCTGACAATACACGCGCTCGGAGAGGTTTCCATGCGGTGAGCAGTTGTGAGGACGAACGCAAAGGGTAGAGATCACCATTGCTTTCACATCACAGAATCACCTCCTTTGGAATGAATATCCTTTATGGAAAAGCCAGAAGAGACAAATTCAACGGTAATGGCATTATCACGGGTAAGGGCACGAACAGAAACAAGGTTCTTAATTAAATCAGGGGAAACGAGAACATTGTTGAGGTGCAATGCATTGTGAGAGGTGGGAATAGAGGAGATGCCTGTATGAGTGATGGGAAGAGAAGCTCCATTGCCAACAACAATGGAGGTGGGTAGAGAGGAGGGGGAGATAGAGTGAAGATGAGCAGGGTTAGAGGATATGTGGGACGACGCACTAGTGTCGAGGTACCAGTCGGAGGTGCTGCCAGCAGGGTTGGAGGCGATGTTGTTCAGTGCCGCGAGGAGGGCGCTGTGATCCCAGGGTTGCGGTGTCGCAGACGATGCACCGGCGTTGGAGGGGAGTTGGGCCGCAAACGCCTGCTGTTGCGGCAGACCGGGCCTGGGCCCGAGAACACCAGCAGCCAGGACGCGGAACGGCATGGGCCAGGCCTGCACCATGCCGGTCCACGGGTTGAACCCAGCCTGCCACTGGGCCGCAGATGGAACCGGAGGACGGGCGGTGGAGGTGCCAgcgccgtcggcgccgccagTGGGTCTGGCAGTGGCGGGGTTCGACGATGATCCGCCGGTGGAAGGTGGCTTccctttcttcctcttcttattGGTGGTGGCACCGGCGGGCGCGCTCGGAGACGAGGGTGACGACGAAGGGCGCCCGGCGTAGAGAGCCTAAGCGGCGGCGCCGAATTGCTTCTCTTGATTCTTGAGACTTTTCTCCTCAAGAAGAAGTTGAGAGCGCACCTTGCGGAAGGAGGGAAGGGGATCTTGCGTGTTGATGGAGGAGATCATGTGGCGAAGTCTAGGGTTGAGGCCGCGCAGCAAGTTCACCACTTGATTATCTTCACGAATGGGATGGCCAACATCAGCGAGTTTGCCGGCCAACACCTTCAGTTGGGAGCAGTACTCGGTCACGGAGAGATCGCCCTGTAGGAGGGAGCGAAACACCGACTCGAGATGGACGGCGCGTGTGAGTCGGTTGTCATGGAAGAGTTCCTCAATCGCTGTCCAGACGGCGAGCGCGGTGTCGTTCTGCTCCATGACGATGTCGACAAGCTCGGTGGAGATGGTCATGTAGAGCCAATTGACGATGCACTCGTCGATCATGGCCCATTCAGAGTCGGAGAAGcgaggggtggcggtgctgctGATGACATGATCCCGAAGGCCGAACTTGCCGAAGACCGTGTCGAAGAGGCGCCGCCATTGAGAGTAGGAGGTGTTCTCGAGATCAAGAACGATATGAACATGAGCGCGAATGTTCACCGTCTGGATCTGGGCGAGAGAGATGGTGGGGTTTGGAGGAGGGGGTGGCAGTCCCATGTTTGCATGCGAAGAAGATCGCCGATGGGATCAGGGGATTGCGCGGTGGAGGAGCTGGAGCTGACGTCCATGGCAGCGGAAGGAGGCGAGAAAGGTGATGAGAATGGGTTAACAAACTCGTCGGATTCCCCATCTGATACCATGAAGGAGGATTGGAATGTCAACGCAACTTGTATTGATCTCCTGTTTGTCTATATATACATGTACACAAGCACAACGTGCGCCTATCCTAACGGACCAATGTGATCCAGAAAAGTAGGATCGTGGAGCGAGTATACAGGGACGTGACCAAGTCCAACAGCTAGGACTTGCGCCGACCACATTGCGTGATTCTGACACATCAGCTTCTCGGTAACTTGGAGACCGAGGAGCGGGTTGGCGGAGAACGAGCTGGACGCCATGGATGGATCCTAGTTCACCGGAGCTCTGATTACCATGTAAAAATCAGAGGCGCTATGGAAGGTAGATGGGAACGTCGCCCTTGTTTCTTAGGCACGACGATTTCGTGTTAATCTGGGCGCAATGCGCAATGATTACATATATAATCTCAAGAGAGTCCGGCTTAGAGATAACTACAAACAGAAATTACAAGTCTTATCTGTACACGACGTACAACAACTTAATCTCTAAGCCGGCCATATCTTGGACTATGATTTGTTACAACTCGTTTAACAGCGTCCATCCCCTCCATCGCGCAGTTCGCCGGCGGGCACCGGAGCTCCGAccctgccgccggccggcctctccttcCGTGTAGAGATATGATCGATCTGCCGCACGCATGCGGCGGCTTGCTATTGGCGCTGTTCAAGTTTCAA
Proteins encoded:
- the LOC120670460 gene encoding uncharacterized protein LOC120670460, whose translation is MGLPPPPPNPTISLAQIQTVNIRAHVHIVLDLENTSYSQWRRLFDTVFGKFGLRDHVISSTATPRFSDSEWAMIDECIVNWLYMTISTELVDIVMEQNDTALAVWTAIEELFHDNRLTRAVHLESVFRSLLQGDLSVTEYCSQLKVLAGKLADVGHPIREDNQVVNLLRGLNPRLRHMISSINTQDPLPSFRKVRSQLLLEEKSLKNQEKQFGAAA